The Terriglobia bacterium genomic sequence CTGAACGCTGACCGTATCACCGAGCTTCATCGTGGTGCGCGTCCAGCCGCCAGCCTGCAGCATGTGCGGCGGGCCCATTTCCAGGCCCCAGTTCGTGACCTTTCCGGCTTCGTCTTTAACATCGATATAGAACCAAACATGAGGATTGGTCCAGTCGATCTTCGTTACAGTCCCGGTCAACTTCACCTGCTTTGCGGAATCAAATTCGGCGCTGAACGAATGATGCGCCATCAAAGGAACTCCAGCAGCGAGGATGGTT encodes the following:
- a CDS encoding DUF6152 family protein yields the protein MKKIVLGLMIGATILAAGVPLMAHHSFSAEFDSAKQVKLTGTVTKIDWTNPHVWFYIDVKDEAGKVTNWGLEMGPPHMLQAGGWTRTTMKLGDTVSVQ